A window of the Megalopta genalis isolate 19385.01 chromosome 2, iyMegGena1_principal, whole genome shotgun sequence genome harbors these coding sequences:
- the LOC117229981 gene encoding uncharacterized protein LOC117229981 isoform X4 yields MAAEEGALSGSLGAKLKCPTPISRLRVEKIEGGLMVAGVVIAANCQIALPAFGFLFMLVGAVLTAASYRGPGEDEDKDSYAARIAFTGNSRILGPICIVVGALMLALGVLLCMLTRRARRRERRVGFHCPLHGDFYPLSPVQGVKMLGMSGKDVSGWSKIPCLKRRSSSKGGSATGGTHVGPPQCPHSVLSSTRSSVSSSPLSPCPTPMPFLVTSGSVSSGMVQSVGANLSPDQTFGSIRSLSVTREVASFPLSRTPTPPPQHRASALANADDLANVGSPLREASPRPEVRVVAPSHRPPSALAATSVITNGSANRKSVSILLPEHSSG; encoded by the exons ATGGCGGCTGAGGAGGGTGCGCTGAGTGGTAGCCTTGGAGCAAAATTAAAATGTCCGACCCCCATATCACGGTTAAGGGTGGAGAAGATAGAAGGCGGCCTGATGGTGGCTGGAGTGGTAATAGCTGCGAACTGTCAGATTGCTCTTCCGGCATTCGGGTTTCTCTTCATGCTTGTTGGCGCTGTGCTCACTG CTGCATCCTATCGAGGACCCGGCGAAGACGAAGACAAGGACTCGTACGCAGCCAGGATCGCGTTTACGGGAAACTCGCGAATCCTCGGGCCGATTTGTATCGTAGTCGGCGCGCTTATGCTCGCCCTAGGCGTCTTACTGTGCATGCTGACCAGGAGGGCGAGAAGAAGGGAACGCAGAGTCGGCTTCCATTGTCCGCTTCACGGCGATTTTTACCCCCTGAGTCCTGTCCAGGGTGTCAAGATGCTCG GTATGTCGGGCAAGGATGTTAGCGGATGGTCTAAAATACCCTGCCTGAAGAGACGTTCGTCGAGCAAGGGTGGAAGTGCAACCGGAGGCACACACGTCGGCCCACCCCAATGTCCACACTCTGTATTAAGTAGTACCCGAAGTTCAGTAAGCAGTTCGCCACTGAGTCCGTGTCCAACGCCCATGCCGTTTTTGGTTACCTCGGGTTCGGTCAG TAGCGGGATGGTGCAAAGCGTCGGTGCTAATTTATCCCCGGACCAAACATTCGGATCGATTCGCTCGCTATCGGTGACGAGAGAAGTCGCCAGTTTTCCTCTATCAAGAACGCCTACGCCGCCCCCGCAACACAG AGCCTCCGCGTTAGCGAACGCAGATGACCTAGCAAACGTAGGCAGCCCGCTGCGAGAAGCGTCCCCTAGACCGGAAGTGCGTGTGGTCGCTCCATCGCATCGACCTCCGTCAGCCCTTGCTGCAACCAGCGTGATTACCAACGGATCAGCGAATCGCAAGTCGGTTAGCATACTGCTTCCCGAGCACTCGAGTGGATGA
- the LOC117229981 gene encoding uncharacterized protein LOC117229981 isoform X3, whose product MTFGTPFHTDKSHFPSDNPARPGAMAAEEGALSGSLGAKLKCPTPISRLRVEKIEGGLMVAGVVIAANCQIALPAFGFLFMLVGAVLTAASYRGPGEDEDKDSYAARIAFTGNSRILGPICIVVGALMLALGVLLCMLTRRARRRERRVGFHCPLHGDFYPLSPVQGVKMLGMSGKDVSGWSKIPCLKRRSSSKGGSATGGTHVGPPQCPHSVLSSTRSSVSSSPLSPCPTPMPFLVTSGSVSSGMVQSVGANLSPDQTFGSIRSLSVTREVASFPLSRTPTPPPQHRASALANADDLANVGSPLREASPRPEVRVVAPSHRPPSALAATSVITNGSANRKSVSILLPEHSSG is encoded by the exons GCCCGGCGCGATGGCGGCTGAGGAGGGTGCGCTGAGTGGTAGCCTTGGAGCAAAATTAAAATGTCCGACCCCCATATCACGGTTAAGGGTGGAGAAGATAGAAGGCGGCCTGATGGTGGCTGGAGTGGTAATAGCTGCGAACTGTCAGATTGCTCTTCCGGCATTCGGGTTTCTCTTCATGCTTGTTGGCGCTGTGCTCACTG CTGCATCCTATCGAGGACCCGGCGAAGACGAAGACAAGGACTCGTACGCAGCCAGGATCGCGTTTACGGGAAACTCGCGAATCCTCGGGCCGATTTGTATCGTAGTCGGCGCGCTTATGCTCGCCCTAGGCGTCTTACTGTGCATGCTGACCAGGAGGGCGAGAAGAAGGGAACGCAGAGTCGGCTTCCATTGTCCGCTTCACGGCGATTTTTACCCCCTGAGTCCTGTCCAGGGTGTCAAGATGCTCG GTATGTCGGGCAAGGATGTTAGCGGATGGTCTAAAATACCCTGCCTGAAGAGACGTTCGTCGAGCAAGGGTGGAAGTGCAACCGGAGGCACACACGTCGGCCCACCCCAATGTCCACACTCTGTATTAAGTAGTACCCGAAGTTCAGTAAGCAGTTCGCCACTGAGTCCGTGTCCAACGCCCATGCCGTTTTTGGTTACCTCGGGTTCGGTCAG TAGCGGGATGGTGCAAAGCGTCGGTGCTAATTTATCCCCGGACCAAACATTCGGATCGATTCGCTCGCTATCGGTGACGAGAGAAGTCGCCAGTTTTCCTCTATCAAGAACGCCTACGCCGCCCCCGCAACACAG AGCCTCCGCGTTAGCGAACGCAGATGACCTAGCAAACGTAGGCAGCCCGCTGCGAGAAGCGTCCCCTAGACCGGAAGTGCGTGTGGTCGCTCCATCGCATCGACCTCCGTCAGCCCTTGCTGCAACCAGCGTGATTACCAACGGATCAGCGAATCGCAAGTCGGTTAGCATACTGCTTCCCGAGCACTCGAGTGGATGA